A region of Corvus cornix cornix isolate S_Up_H32 chromosome 3, ASM73873v5, whole genome shotgun sequence DNA encodes the following proteins:
- the TMEM200A gene encoding transmembrane protein 200A isoform X2, producing the protein MIATGGVITGLAALKRQDSARSQQHVNLAGAPVPEEKKPVRRRPRTDVVIVRGKIRLYSPSGFFLVLGVLIAFFGIAMAILGYWPQKEQLLGSEGNPSLNGTRTLRSQGSILLRFFEQHVHSDKMKMLGPFTMGIGIFIFICANAILHENRDKETKIIHMRDIYSTVIDIHTLRIREQKQLSGAFTGLLGEGELRHGGSSCASRLAANTVAPFSGFKSNLRMDSSAEEDEITLNEDRATSSLLPPLLAEQSGSVFGLYPHPSKASDDKSTNSIKCETKSIVSSSISAFTLPVIKLNNCVIDEPSIDNITEDSEITRSQSRNLSMDSLAIPLTDTNESYRPAGSMLPRHNSFVDTPSDPFKSSMTVGPSTGKLLSPGAARKQFGSNTSLHLLSSHSKSLDLDRGPSTLTVQAEQRKHPSWPRLDRSNSKGYMKLENKEDPMDRLLVPQAAVKKDFTNKEKLLMISRSHNNLSFEHDEFLSNNLKRGTSETRF; encoded by the coding sequence ATGATAGCAACCGGAGGAGTCATAACAGGACTGGCTGCCTTAAAAAGGCAAGACTCTGCCAGATCTCAGCAACATGTAAATCTTGCCGGAGCACCAGTTCCTGAGGAGAAGAAACCAGTGAGACGCCGGCCCAGGACAGATGTAGTAATTGTCAGGGGCAAAATCCGTCTCTATTCTCCATCGGGATTCTTTCTTGTTTTAGGAGTGCTTATCGCATTCTTTGGAATTGCAATGGCCATCCTTGGATACTGGCCCCAGAAGGAACAGCTGTTAGGATCTGAAGGTAATCCATCTCTAAATGGAACCCGGACTCTGCGAAGCCAAGGAAGCATTTTACTTCGCTTCTTTGAACAGCATGTGCACTCGGATAAGATGAAAATGCTGGGCCCTTTCACCATGGGCATTGgaatcttcatttttatttgtgcgAATGCCATTCTGCATGAAAACCGtgacaaggaaacaaaaataatacacaTGAGAGACATATACTCCACTGTAATAGACATCCACACCCTGAGGATCAGGGAACAAAAGCAGCTGAGTGGTGCCTTCACTGGCTTGTTGGGGGAAGGAGAACTCCGGCACGGCGGGAGCTCCTGTGCGTCACGGCTGGCTGCGAACACGGTTGCGCCTTTCTCTGGCTTCAAGAGTAATCTTAGAATGGATAGTTCTGCTGAAGAAGATGAGATTACCCTAAATGAAGATAGGGCCACTAGTAGCCTCTTGCCACCTCTGCTGGCTGAGCAGTCTGGTTCAGTCTTTGGACTTTACCCTCACCCCAGCAAGGCTTCAGATGACAAAAGCACTAACTCTATAAAGTGTGAAACAAAATCCATTGTATCTTCTTCCATTAGTGCTTTCACACTGCCAGTAATTAAACTGAATAACTGTGTTATTGATGAACCCAGTATAGACAACATAACTGAGGACTCAGAGATCACCAGGAGTCAGTCTAGAAATCTGTCAATGGATTCTCTGGCCATTCCTCTAACTGATACCAATGAATCCTACAGACCGGCTGGTTCCATGCTGCCACGACACAATTCTTTTGTGGACACTCCATCGGATCCGTTCAAATCTTCTATGACTGTCGGACCAAGCACAGGAAAGCTTTTAtctcctggtgctgccaggaAACAGTTTGGTTCCAACACATCTTTGCATCTTCTGTCTTCACATTCTAAGTCCCTGGACTTGGACAGGGGTCCGTCTACACTCACTGTCCAAGCTGAACAAAGGAAACACCCCAGCTGGCCCAGACTGGATCGGAGCAACAGTAAAGGCTATATGAAACTAGAAAACAAGGAGGACCCGATGGATAGGTTACTTGTGCCACAAGCAGCAGTCAAGAAAGACTTTACTAATAAGGAAAAGCTTCTCATGATATCAAGATCTCATAATAATTTGAGTTTTGAACATGATGAGTTTTTGAGTAACAACCTGAAGCGAGGAACTTCTGAAACaagattttaa
- the TMEM200A gene encoding transmembrane protein 200A isoform X1: protein MTQSCLFLSTDIQNIVLRNNELLFWQKPVNMAQHRTMIATGGVITGLAALKRQDSARSQQHVNLAGAPVPEEKKPVRRRPRTDVVIVRGKIRLYSPSGFFLVLGVLIAFFGIAMAILGYWPQKEQLLGSEGNPSLNGTRTLRSQGSILLRFFEQHVHSDKMKMLGPFTMGIGIFIFICANAILHENRDKETKIIHMRDIYSTVIDIHTLRIREQKQLSGAFTGLLGEGELRHGGSSCASRLAANTVAPFSGFKSNLRMDSSAEEDEITLNEDRATSSLLPPLLAEQSGSVFGLYPHPSKASDDKSTNSIKCETKSIVSSSISAFTLPVIKLNNCVIDEPSIDNITEDSEITRSQSRNLSMDSLAIPLTDTNESYRPAGSMLPRHNSFVDTPSDPFKSSMTVGPSTGKLLSPGAARKQFGSNTSLHLLSSHSKSLDLDRGPSTLTVQAEQRKHPSWPRLDRSNSKGYMKLENKEDPMDRLLVPQAAVKKDFTNKEKLLMISRSHNNLSFEHDEFLSNNLKRGTSETRF from the exons ATGACTCAGTCCTGTTTATTTCTGTCCACAGATATTCAAAACATTGTTTTACGGAATAATGAACTTTTGTTTTGGCAGAAGCCCGTAAACAT ggcacAACATAGAACTATGATAGCAACCGGAGGAGTCATAACAGGACTGGCTGCCTTAAAAAGGCAAGACTCTGCCAGATCTCAGCAACATGTAAATCTTGCCGGAGCACCAGTTCCTGAGGAGAAGAAACCAGTGAGACGCCGGCCCAGGACAGATGTAGTAATTGTCAGGGGCAAAATCCGTCTCTATTCTCCATCGGGATTCTTTCTTGTTTTAGGAGTGCTTATCGCATTCTTTGGAATTGCAATGGCCATCCTTGGATACTGGCCCCAGAAGGAACAGCTGTTAGGATCTGAAGGTAATCCATCTCTAAATGGAACCCGGACTCTGCGAAGCCAAGGAAGCATTTTACTTCGCTTCTTTGAACAGCATGTGCACTCGGATAAGATGAAAATGCTGGGCCCTTTCACCATGGGCATTGgaatcttcatttttatttgtgcgAATGCCATTCTGCATGAAAACCGtgacaaggaaacaaaaataatacacaTGAGAGACATATACTCCACTGTAATAGACATCCACACCCTGAGGATCAGGGAACAAAAGCAGCTGAGTGGTGCCTTCACTGGCTTGTTGGGGGAAGGAGAACTCCGGCACGGCGGGAGCTCCTGTGCGTCACGGCTGGCTGCGAACACGGTTGCGCCTTTCTCTGGCTTCAAGAGTAATCTTAGAATGGATAGTTCTGCTGAAGAAGATGAGATTACCCTAAATGAAGATAGGGCCACTAGTAGCCTCTTGCCACCTCTGCTGGCTGAGCAGTCTGGTTCAGTCTTTGGACTTTACCCTCACCCCAGCAAGGCTTCAGATGACAAAAGCACTAACTCTATAAAGTGTGAAACAAAATCCATTGTATCTTCTTCCATTAGTGCTTTCACACTGCCAGTAATTAAACTGAATAACTGTGTTATTGATGAACCCAGTATAGACAACATAACTGAGGACTCAGAGATCACCAGGAGTCAGTCTAGAAATCTGTCAATGGATTCTCTGGCCATTCCTCTAACTGATACCAATGAATCCTACAGACCGGCTGGTTCCATGCTGCCACGACACAATTCTTTTGTGGACACTCCATCGGATCCGTTCAAATCTTCTATGACTGTCGGACCAAGCACAGGAAAGCTTTTAtctcctggtgctgccaggaAACAGTTTGGTTCCAACACATCTTTGCATCTTCTGTCTTCACATTCTAAGTCCCTGGACTTGGACAGGGGTCCGTCTACACTCACTGTCCAAGCTGAACAAAGGAAACACCCCAGCTGGCCCAGACTGGATCGGAGCAACAGTAAAGGCTATATGAAACTAGAAAACAAGGAGGACCCGATGGATAGGTTACTTGTGCCACAAGCAGCAGTCAAGAAAGACTTTACTAATAAGGAAAAGCTTCTCATGATATCAAGATCTCATAATAATTTGAGTTTTGAACATGATGAGTTTTTGAGTAACAACCTGAAGCGAGGAACTTCTGAAACaagattttaa